One window of the Anguilla rostrata isolate EN2019 chromosome 13, ASM1855537v3, whole genome shotgun sequence genome contains the following:
- the slc38a3a gene encoding sodium-coupled neutral amino acid transporter 3a: MEPVQSEMSIIPNGKGHDVEDNAVSMKTLPEDADQNCTQNVSRLEGAEQNLVESQEFLSTMDNKNPVGFTDFEGKTSFGMSVFNLGNAIMGSGILGLAYAMANTGIILFLFLLTVVAGLSSYSIHLLLKSSGIVGIRAYEQLGYRAFGVPGKMAAGIAITLQNIGAMSSYLYIVKYEFPLVIQAFLGVNTSSSDWYLNGNYLVVIVSVCIILPLAFMKQLGYLGYTSGFSLSCMVFFLIAVIYKKFHVPCPFQDFSFNATMGLNASLATHPSQDADNSDCAPKMFTMNSQTAYTIPILAFAFVCHPEVLPIYTELRNPTKRRMQHVANISIAVMYTMYFLAALFGYLTFYGKVEAELLHTYSRIDPYDTLILCVRLAVLTAVTLTVPIVLFPVRRALQQMLFPNKTFNWVRHVIIAMFLITLINLLVIFAPNILGIFGIIGATSAPCLIFIFPAVFYIRIVPKEEEPMCSTPKILAACFACLGFLFMIMSLSFIFIDWMSGGKSSNGH; the protein is encoded by the exons ATGGAGCCTGTGCAGTCCGAAATGAGTATCATTCCTAATGGGAAGGGGCACGACGTGGAGGACAACGCCGTGTCCATGAAAACGCTGCCAGAAGACGCAGACCA AAATTGTACCCAAAATGTCAG CAGATTGGAGGGTGCAGAGCAAAATTTGGTGGAAAGTCAGGAGTTTCTGTCTACCATGGACAACAAGAATCCTGTGGGCTTTACTGAT TTTGAGGGAAAGACATCCTTTGGAATGTCAGTGTTCAACCTGGGAAATGCCATCATGGGCAgtggaattctgggattggCATATGCCATGGCCAACACTGGCATCATCCTCTTCCT GTTCCTCCTCACTGTGGTGGCTGGCCTCTCATCCTACTCTATTCATCTGCTGCTCAAGTCCTCAGGAATTGTGG GTATTCGGGCGTATGAGCAGTTGGGTTACAGGGCCTTTGGTGTGCCAGGCAAGATGGCTGCTGGGATTGCCATCACCCTGCAAAACATTGGAG CCATGTCCAGCTACCTGTACATTGTGAAGTATGAGTTTCCCTTGGTCATCCAGGCCTTTCTGGGGGTTAACACCTCATCCAG tgactGGTACTTGAATGGTAATTACCTGGTCGTCATAGTGTCCGTCTGCATCATCCTGCCCCTGGCCTTTATGAAGCAGCTGG GTTACCTGGGCTACACTAGTGGCTTCTCCCTCAGCTGCATGGTCTTCTTCCTCATTGCG GTGATCTACAAGAAGTTCCATGTCCCCTGCCCTTTCCAAGACTTCTCCTTCAATGCCACGATGGGTCTGAACGCCAGCCTAGCAACTCACCCCTCCCAGGATGCGGACAACTCAGACTGCGCCCCGAAAATGTTCACCATGAACTCACAG ACAGCGTACACTATCCCCATCTTGGCTTTTGCCTTCGTGTGCCACCCTGAAGTCCTGCCTATCTACACTGAATTGCGAAA CCCCACCAAGAGGAGGATGCAGCATGTCGCCAACATCTCCATCGCAGTCATGTACACTATGTACTTCCTGGCCGCTCTGTTTGGATACCTGACGTTCTATG GTAAGGTGGAGGCAGAGCTGCTGCACACCTACAGCCGGATTGACCCGTACGACACGCTGatcctgtgtgtgcgtctggcTGTGCTCACGGCTGTCACTCTTACCGTGCCCATCGTCCTCTTCCCG gtgcGACGAGCGCTCCAGCAGATGCTTTTTCCCAATAAGACCTTCAACTGGGTGCGTCACGTCATCATCGCCATGTTCCTCATCACCCTCATCAACCTGCTGGTCATCTTCGCCCCAAACATCCTGGGCATCTTCGGGATCATAG GCGCCACATCGGCTCCCTGCCTCATCTTCATCTTCCCAGCGGTCTTTTATATCCGCATCGTACCTAAGGAGGAGGAGCCCATGTGCTCCACGCCCAAAATCCTG GCCGCCTGCTTCGCCTGCCTCGGGTTCCTGTTCATGATCATGAGCCTCAGCTTCATCTTCATTGATTGGATGTCAGGGGGCAAGTCTAGCAATGGCCATtag